The sequence below is a genomic window from Clostridium sp. BJN0001.
AATCTCATACTTTGTCTTTTCTCTAAGTATACCTACATACTGACCACACTCTGCTTTTGAAAGTCCTGTAATTCCAACAATATCTCCATATTCTGCTGCATCTTTACTTTTAAATTTTTCACCATTATATAATCTTATGCTGTTAATCTTCTCTTCCTTTTTATCATCTTCATTTTCACCATAGATGAGTACATCTTTTACCTTAATCTGTCCATTTAAACATTTTAAAAATGTTATTCTGTTTCCTGAGTCATCATGATATATTTTATAAACGTAGCCTATAAACTTTTCATCATTAATCTTCCCATCATTATGAAGATTTTCTACAATCTGAAGATCAAACATTTTAGTCTTTTCTTCTTTTTTATCATAATTTGTAAACGTAAGTTCATCTAATGCATTTATAAATTCAGTAATTCCTTCATCTTGAAGTGCTGATCCTTTAAATACAGGAAATATTTTTCTTTCCTTAATAAGAGTGTTAAATTTTTCTCTTAAAATATCTTTTTTAAGATTTCCATCAAGATACTTCTCTAAAAGAGAATCATCCCTCTCACATATTGATTCAATTAAAGAATCTGAATAATTTACATATGAATCATTTTGTTTATCTTTATACGCTTCTAAAAAGACTGCATCTTCTGTAAGATTTTTATTTATATTATGGATTACATGTAAATAGTCTGCACCTTTTCTATCAATTTTATTTATAAATAAAATTGTAGGAACATTATATTTTTCTAAAATCCTCCATACAGTTTTTGTATGAGCTTGTACTCCTTCTACTGCACTAAGTATTATTACTGCATAATCTAAAACTTTTACCGCTCTTTCCATTTCAGCTGAAAAATCAATATGTCCAGGTGTATCTATAAGATAATATCTAGAACCATTAAAATCGAAAAGTCCCTGTTTTGAGAATATAGTTATTCCCCTTTGCCTTTCGATTATATTATTATCAAAAAAAGTATCTTTATGATCTACTCTGCCGCACTTTTGTATGCTCTTTGTATGATAAAGAAGCTGTTCTGAAAATGTAGTTTTTCCTGCATCAACATGAGCGAGTATACCTATAGTTTTTTTCATTAATTAGTTTTCTTCCTCCTTATTAATAAGTTATTTATTTTCTTTTCAGTAAATTCTGCAAGATAACCAAGTATTATTCCACTTAAAGCTCCAAATATTACATCTGTTGGATAATGCACTCCAACGTAAATTCTTGAAAATGCTATAAGAAATGCTACTACTATGATTATAATTCCATATTTTTTAGGTAATTTTCTATATAAAACACTTGCTACTGCAAATGAAATTGAAGAATGACCTGATGGAAATGAAAATTGATCTGGTTTTGGAATTAAAATTCTAATATCTTCTAAAGTATTAAAAGGTCTTGGTCTTTTAACTATGTTTTTAATTATTTCATTATTTATAATCACACAAAACACAAGTGCTAAAAGGCATATAATCCCTATTCTTCTCGTTTTTCTTCTTAATAATAAGATAATTGAAATTGTTATCCATATAAGTCCTCCATTTCCAAGTGAAGTCATTGTCGTAAAGATTGGTGTTAATACACTATTTCTTAAATTATCTTGAATAGCAAATAGTATCTTAATGTCTATACTGTTTATTAATTGTATCATCTCTAGCCTCCCTAATATTATGTATCCTTAGTATTATAACTTTAACTTAAAGTATTAAGCAAGACAAGCATAGACAATTTTTTAAACTTTATATAATTAAATTCCAAGTTTATAAATATATATGCTTAAAATTGACTGCTATATTTTAAATCTGATATAATAAAAATCATTTAGAATAATTTAGTTATACATAGTAAAATATAAAATACTGAGGGAGAAAATATAAAATATGATATCTACTATAAGAAAAATCATATACTCTATATTAATAATACTAACTATAATTGTATTATTTATAGTTTATAAGAAAATAGAATTTCCTTTCGTTTTCCAATTTGTTATTGGATATATAATACTTCTGATGATTGTATTTTTTTATACTTTAATTAGAATATTTTTAAGTATCAGAAAAGCAAAATGGAAGACAATAAAAAAGATTATACCAAAATTCATTATAACTTCTTTTGCACTTTGGGCTTTTAATGTTTTGTTTCTTTATTTAACAAAAGGTGAACTTATGCTGACTAATAAAATTTTTAGTTCTATAATTATTTCTTTTACTGTAACCTTTGGAGAATTAGCAGCTCAACAAAAATAATTATTAAAAAATTTTAAGTTATTACATACTTGCATATATAAATGACTTAAATTATAATTTATATAAAATATAATAAAGGAGTGACTATTAATGAGTGAATTATCATATACAAAAAGTGAATCTGGATTTATAAATAAAACTTTTACTTATATGGCTACTGGTCTTCTTGTAACATTCGTAATTGGCTTTTTTATATCTCAGAGTATTAATCTTAGAACTCTTATTTTAACTAAGCCTCAGCTTTCTATAGGACTTGCAATTTTAGAAGTTGCTTTAGTTTTAATTTTAAGCAGAAGAATTAATAAAATGTCGGCATCTAGTGCTTTAATGATGTTTTTTCTTTATTCCATATTAAATGGACTAACATTTAGTGCTATATTTGTAGTTTATGATTTATCATCAATTATGCAGGTATTTATTCTTGCATCAATTATGTTTTTCTGTTGTGCAATGGCAGGAAAGCTAACAAATAAAGATTTATCTAGTTTAGGAAGAATTTCAATAATGGCTGTTATTGGAATAATAATAGCAACAGTTTTTAATTTTTTTATTAACTCTGAAGGTCTTTCAATGATTATAAGCTATGTAGCAGTTGCAGTATTTTGTGCTTTAACAGCTTATGATATGCAGACATTAAAAAGAATTCATAATCAAATATATTATTCTGATGCAGAATCTGCAAATAAATACGCAATTCTAGGTGCATTAACTCTATATCTTGATTTTATAAATTTATTTTTACATCTTTTAAGATTATTTGGAAATGACAACTAAGATAACTAAGATAATAAAAAAGACATTAGATTTTATATTTTAAATCTAATGTCTTTTATTTATTTTTTAAATATTTAATTATATTAACACACCTCTTAAAAATAATATGTTCTACATCGGACTCACCCCATTAAAATTATATTCATTTCTTTAATAATTTTAAATAACCCATCGGAATCATCTCATTTCTCTATTTTAATCTTTTAATAAGTTATTAACAAAATTTCTCAATTCACCTTCTATCTTTTTAAATTCATTCTACTAAAAACTTCTTAGCACATTGGACTCACCTCTTTCTCTGTATTTATCTTTTAGTAGTTTGTTTCTTTTCCTTTATCTTGTCTTTATTATACAATATAATTTTCTGAAAATATAGACTTTTCTGAAAATTTTTTATGTGTTATAATAGAATAGTTGGGGTATATAAACTTTATTAGTTTTTTATATACCCCAACTCTATTCTATTTCTTTAAGAGTTTTCTGTAGGTGCTTTCATATCTGCATTATTCATTTTATCACCTTTTTGTCTCATTCCCATTCCCATTGTACCTGCTTGATTACTTTTATCACTATAAATAGTATCTTCCATAGTTATCTCTTGAGTATCACTTCCAAGTGTAACTGTATAAGTTTCACCTTTTACTATATCCTTCATACTTAAAACTGCACAATTATATTCTTTATCTGGAGTATAATTTATCAATTCATTACCACTGCTATCTTTTACTATTATACTTCCTGTCTGCATAGATGAAGTAGTAACAAGCATTGAACCTTGTGATGAATTTTCTCCAAAATTCTGTGCCATACCTGATGAACCTGCTGCAACTAATATTCCTCCTGTTATTGTAGCTTCGCCATTATAATCAAGCGCTCCATTTCCATTATCAGAAGGACCTGATACATATGTCTCTCCTCCTGTAACCTCAAATGTTCCATTTGAATCTATTCCATCACCTTTCGCATTTATACAAGTTTTTCCTCCTGTTATCTTTATAGATACACCTTCTTCAGCTTCAAACATTCCTCCTTTTCCCATCATATCGCCTTTAAAATCATCTTTTGTCATTGCATCATCCTGTGGAATTTGTGCATCTTCTTGTTCACTATTTTGTGCATCTTTTTGCATATCCTGCACAGGTGCTCCCTGCATTCTTTGCTGATTTTTTTCTCCTCCTCCACTACTACTTTGTCCTGATGTAGCATTTAAACCATCATCAGATGCTACAAGATTAATTGTTCCACCATTTATATCAATTGTTTTTCCTTCAATTCCTTCATAACTTTTTGAAATATTTATATTTCCACCATTAAAAGTAAAAGCAGAACTTGAATGGATTCCATCATCTTCAGCTGATATATTTATACTTCCATCTTCAATATATACATATCCAGTCGACTCATCTTCATCGTTATCACTATTAATTCCATCTTTCCCAGAAACAATATCATATTCTCCATTTGCTATTCTCACGCTGTCTTTTCCTTCTAATCCATGATTTAATGCATTTATCTTATACGTTCCACTTGTTAAAGTTAAATCATCTTTTGATGTAATTCCGCTACCATAATTATCATTTATCTCTAATGTTCCTCTACCATTTAAAGTCAAATCAGCTTTTGAAAATACGCAAGAATCAATATTTTCTTCAGAATCGTTTTTAAATTCTCCATTTACATTAAGTACATTGTTTGAATCTTCTGCTGTTGTTATAAATACCTTATCACTCTCCTTTACATATATAGGAGCTGAAGAAGAATTTGATATATTTGCATTATCCAAAATAAGCTGTACTTTTTCAGTTTTTTCTGTTTCAACAATTATTTGACCTTCTGTAAGTTCTCCTGTAATTATATAATTGCCTTCTTTTGTAATAGTAATTATATTTCCATCTATTTTTACATTGCTATCAGAACACGATGAATCATTATCACTTAAATTAATCTTTATACATTCATTTTCATCATATCCAACTTCCATATCTCTATCAGTAAACATATCTGAGGATGATGTAACATTAACTGATTCTACACTGCTGCCTTCATTTTGTGCTGATGTAGTAGAACATCCTGTTACTAATGCCGATATTATGCTTAATGAAATAATTATTGATATTATCTTCTTAGCTTTCATTAATTTTCCTCCTTTAAAGTTCACCTAACTTATCAGTCTTCTTAGAAATTACTATATCTAAATTTCCATTTCTACATCTTAAATCATCTATAAACTGCTTTTCATTTTTTCCCATATCTTTTAAAGTAACATCGTAAGTAAGCTTAAATAAGCTGCCCATATTAGTGCTTTTTACAGTTACAAGTTCATAAGATGATGCATATTCTTTAAATAAGCTGTCAAAAACCCCAGTATAATCAAGATTTTCAGGTATAGTTATATTAAGAGTTTTTTCTACACTATGTGCATTTTTAATATTATATACTGTACAAATAACATTTATTGTTCCAAGTATAGCTGTAAATACAGCAGCATAACAGATATAACCCATTCCAACTGCAAGTCCTGCACCCATTGCTATAAATATAGCTCCAATTTCTTTAGCTGTTCCAGGAGCTGATCTAAATCGTACAAGGCTGAATGCTCCTGCAACTGCAACTCCTGTTCCAAGACTTCCATTTACCATTATTATGATCATACATACTACTGATGGAAGAGTTAATAATGTTATAGAAAATCCTTTTGAATGTTTTGTTTTATACGTATATGCAGCGCTTATAAATAATCCAATTAAAAGTGATGCTATTATGCATATGATAAATTTTGAAAATGTAAGTGTTACAGAAGTATCACTATAAACTCCCTCTGTAAGTAAACTATTAAGAAACATATTCTGTACCTCCTATTATTTTAGGTAATATCATTTGTTTGTAAGTATTACCATACTTTGAAAAACTGCTTTTATAAATCTTATTTTCACAAAAGAAATCAAGAAGCCATCTTGGAATTCCAAGTGCAGTCTTTACTTCTAAAAGTGCCATACCTTTTTTTAAAATGCTCTCACCATAAATTCCAGCATCTAAAGATAAATCATAATCTCTTGCCAAAATATTCTGATCAAATGTCATTCTAAAATCTCCATCAGTTTTACTGAAAAACGCTTCTCTATCGTATGATATAAATGTTGAAGGTTTTATTCCTTTATAAAAATCAATAAAATAATCAATCTCATTACTTATCTGAGAATTTTTTTCTAGTTTCATCCCTTCTAATAGATAAGACCTAGCTTTACTCTTTTCCATATCAATACGCCTTTTATATACTACTCCTTTAAATTTCTTCTTTATTTCAATAAATACTGGTGTGTCATTTTTAGCTATTCCATAGCTCCTCACTCTAAGCTTTTCTTTATAACATGGTTTCTCTAACGAACGTCTTATTAATAAATAATCATCTGTGTCAAAATATATATTACATATTGTGCTTTTACCAAATTTATCTTCTTGCATATATTTTTTCATCATATTTAATAATTTTTCTTTTTGATCAAATGTAATAAGATATTTAAGTTCATATCTTTTAAAATTCTTTTTAAATCCCATTTTTATGTCTCTCCTCTTTTCTGATTTATTTCCTTTCTGTGATTTCATTATAGGAAATGAACCTAAAAAGAACTTAAAATTTTAATTTAAATAAAACTAAAATTTTAAGCTCTTAAAAAATAATCTTTTTATTAAATTTTAAAACATGGCCGATATAGTAAATATTTTACCATCTAAACTTTCAGCAGTAATTTTCCCTTTATGCTTTAATACAATTGATTTAGCAATGGATAAGCCTATTCCATATCCTCCTTTTTTACTATTTCTCGAGCTGTCTAATCTATAAAACCTTTCAAATAATTTATCATATTTACCTTTTTTTAAATTTTCTGATTCATTTTGAACCTTAATAATACATTTATTTACATACCTATTTAACGATAAATTGATATCGCTATTCTCTTTACTATATTTTATAGCATTATCAAGAAGTATATAAATAAGCTGTCTTATCATTTCTTCATCACCATTATAAGTTAAATTTTTTTGAATATTTAAATTTATTTTTTTATTTTTAAGCTCAGCCATTTCTTTAAATGGTTCTGCTGCTTCATTTACTGCATCTGAGATAGAAAATTCTGTTTTTATTATTTTATTACTTTCTTCATCCATACGGCTTAACATAATAAGACCTGATATAAGCTTTGACATTCTTTCTATCTGCCTGTGTATGCTTTTTGTCCACTCACTTTCTCCACATTCCATCTCTAAAACATCTGCATTAGTATTTATTACAGCAAGTGGTGTTTTAAGTTCATGGCTCGCATCTGTTATAAACTGTTTCTGTTTTTCGTAGCTCTCTACAATAGGTTTTATTGCACTTTTAGAGAATACATATATAAGTATAAAAATTGCACAAATTCCTACAAAGAATATTGTTATACTATTTATTAAAAAATCATTAAACATACGTAGTTCATTACTTATATCTATAAAAACTATCAAATTCCCATAATCTGTAGATATAATCTTATATTTATAGTCATCCGTAATACCCTCTTTTTTCCCTGAAGTAAATACACTGTTAGCATACTTCACCGCCTGATTCGATGAAATAGCACTCACATTTCCAGTATCTACTGCCATAAGATTGTTTTCTTTTCCAAATCTTGCTGTAAAAAATCTTGTTGAAAACGGTGTTTCTTTTGACATTTTAGGAGGAAGATCATAATTCCCTTTATTATCTTTATGTTTTGGAAACATACCATCATTTTCTGCAATAATATTTATAAGATCATCGCTATTTCTACTAATCTGATAGTAATTTGTTAAATCTATAACTGCTGTTATTAAAAATAAAACGATAAATACTGCACTCATTGAAATAATTATAAATTTTCTTCGAAGGTTCTTCTCCATCATTTTTCCTCCAGTGAATATCCCATATTTCTTGAAGCTTTTATTTGAACATTAGATCCTATTTTTAAAAGTTTCTTTCTAAGATAGGATATATATACCCATACAACATTTATTTCAGACTCACTATCATATCCCCATATCTTTTCCATAAATTTTTCAGTCGGTATTAAACTATGAGGATTCATCATAAACATTTCAAGCATTTGAAATTCTTTATTTGCAAGACGAAATGAATCACCGTTATCCGATTTTAATTCAAATGTTACTCTACTAAGTGTTATATTTCCAAATGAAAGATTAGAATCTGTAACTTCTGTTTTTCTTCTTGTAATCGAACGCAATCTAGCAAGCAGCTCTTTTATAGCAAATGGTTTTGTAAGATAATCATCTGCACCAAAATCAAGACCTTTTACCTTATCATCAATTTCTGACTTAGCTGTAAGCATTAAAACAGGTACATTATTATTTTTGCTTCTTATAGTCTTAAGAACCGTTATCCCATCAACTTTAGGCATCATTATATCCAAAATAACAGCATCATAATTTTCAGTTTCTAAATACATAAGTGCCTCTTCTCCATCATAAACTGCATCAATGGAATAATTACTATGTTTTAATATAGTAACAAGGGCATTTGAGAGTTCAACTTCATCTTCACATAAAAGTATTCTCATACTATCACATCCTTATTATTTAAACTTTAATTATTGTTATTATACATAAGTAATTTTAAACTTTCAATTGATAATTATCTAATAAATTATATTCCATCTTTACCATTTTTGAATATTATGTAATAAGGGTAAAAGGTGACGCAATATGATAAAATTCAAAAACTGTGCTATATTTTTTATATGTATATTTTCAGTATTTTTAATATCAATAAATATATTTATATTATTTTCCAATAATAAATTAAGAGATGATGCAAAAAATTTGATTTCAGTAAAAAATAACATATCATCACTTGATGAATTTGAAGAAATAATTCTAAATATTGAACATTCTCAAAAATTCTATATTCTTTCTCAGAATAAAAAATATAAAAAAGATTATAATGACTATCTTTCAAAAGCGTATACTTATTTAGATAAATTTTATGATACAAACTGTATAGATAGTGAAACGAAAGAAAATCTTGAAAAAATGTTAAAAGAATATGATGATATAAACCTTAAGCTTTTAAACAGCGAAATTAATCTTCCTTTAAATTCAGAGATTAAAAATTATTTAATAGAATCTAATAATATTCAGATTGATATGATTGATACTCTTTCAGATACTATCTTAGGAACTAAAAATTCAGTTTCTAAAAATAATGTATCACTTACAGAATCTATAGACAGTCAAAAAAACTTTATTCAAGCTTTAAGCAGCATAACAACAGTAGTAATTGGCGGTCCTCTGTGTTATGTATTTAAAAAATGTAGAAATGGAACTATAAGTTTAAGTGGTATAACAAATATTATAACAAACCAAAAAACGAAATTAGAAACTTACTCAAATTGGTTTTTATTATCTTCAATATTAAACGATCATAATAAAGAAATGATTGAGAGATTATCTGAAGTATGCATTAAAATTCAAAATCTTGAAAAAGCAATCGAAAGTTTAGAAGAAGAAATCCAAAAATGCAGCATATTATCATCAAAAATCGGATCACTTAAAATTAAAGTTCTAGAGATAAAATTTATGACTCAAGATCTTCCATATTATCATCAATTTATTGTAACTCTTACAGATAATATTATTCAAAATGAGCAAAATAATAAAAAATAAAAAAAGAAAGCTGATAGCCTCATTTATATATATCAGCTTTCTATAATTATTATCTTTTTTTAGTATAATATGCAACTCCTATGCTTCCAGGGCCTACATGAAGTCCAATAACAGGTCCAATTGACTCTATCTTTATCTTTTTTCCTAATTTTTCTTCTAAAATATGTGCAAACTCATATCCTTCTTCTTCGCAATTTATATGGTGAACTATAATATCTCCTAAAATACCATTATCTATATCTTCTAAAGTCTTTTTAACAAGTTCATCTATAACTTTTTTTCTTGTTCTGACTTTCTTAAATACAGATGTTTCCCCATTTACTACTGTAAGGATAGGCTTTATCTGA
It includes:
- a CDS encoding TetM/TetW/TetO/TetS family tetracycline resistance ribosomal protection protein, with amino-acid sequence MKKTIGILAHVDAGKTTFSEQLLYHTKSIQKCGRVDHKDTFFDNNIIERQRGITIFSKQGLFDFNGSRYYLIDTPGHIDFSAEMERAVKVLDYAVIILSAVEGVQAHTKTVWRILEKYNVPTILFINKIDRKGADYLHVIHNINKNLTEDAVFLEAYKDKQNDSYVNYSDSLIESICERDDSLLEKYLDGNLKKDILREKFNTLIKERKIFPVFKGSALQDEGITEFINALDELTFTNYDKKEEKTKMFDLQIVENLHNDGKINDEKFIGYVYKIYHDDSGNRITFLKCLNGQIKVKDVLIYGENEDDKKEEKINSIRLYNGEKFKSKDAAEYGDIVGITGLSKAECGQYVGILREKTKYEIFPAFVSKVVYDESKINPKDMLNRFKILESEDPSLKVEWDEHASEINVHIMGKIQLEILKNVVKNRFNIDVCFGECNILYKESIKNKVIGRGHFEPLRHYAEVHLKMEPLPKNTGITFENKCSNDDLAPGFQNLIKTHIFEKEHKGILTGSPITDIKFTLLNGRSHLKHTCGGDFREATYRAIRQGLEKAENILLEPYYKFIIEIDESYIGRILTDIERMKGTFESPENIDGKVTIKGRGPASEFMDYSLYILEFTRGTGSMSLIYDGYDDCHNTDEVIEKRAYKKDADINCTGNSVFCAHGSGYIVKWDESDKKMHIDIESEEI
- a CDS encoding phosphatase PAP2 family protein, producing the protein MIQLINSIDIKILFAIQDNLRNSVLTPIFTTMTSLGNGGLIWITISIILLLRRKTRRIGIICLLALVFCVIINNEIIKNIVKRPRPFNTLEDIRILIPKPDQFSFPSGHSSISFAVASVLYRKLPKKYGIIIIVVAFLIAFSRIYVGVHYPTDVIFGALSGIILGYLAEFTEKKINNLLIRRKKTN
- a CDS encoding Bax inhibitor-1/YccA family protein translates to MSELSYTKSESGFINKTFTYMATGLLVTFVIGFFISQSINLRTLILTKPQLSIGLAILEVALVLILSRRINKMSASSALMMFFLYSILNGLTFSAIFVVYDLSSIMQVFILASIMFFCCAMAGKLTNKDLSSLGRISIMAVIGIIIATVFNFFINSEGLSMIISYVAVAVFCALTAYDMQTLKRIHNQIYYSDAESANKYAILGALTLYLDFINLFLHLLRLFGNDN
- a CDS encoding carbohydrate-binding domain-containing protein, yielding MKAKKIISIIISLSIISALVTGCSTTSAQNEGSSVESVNVTSSSDMFTDRDMEVGYDENECIKINLSDNDSSCSDSNVKIDGNIITITKEGNYIITGELTEGQIIVETEKTEKVQLILDNANISNSSSAPIYVKESDKVFITTAEDSNNVLNVNGEFKNDSEENIDSCVFSKADLTLNGRGTLEINDNYGSGITSKDDLTLTSGTYKINALNHGLEGKDSVRIANGEYDIVSGKDGINSDNDEDESTGYVYIEDGSINISAEDDGIHSSSAFTFNGGNINISKSYEGIEGKTIDINGGTINLVASDDGLNATSGQSSSGGGEKNQQRMQGAPVQDMQKDAQNSEQEDAQIPQDDAMTKDDFKGDMMGKGGMFEAEEGVSIKITGGKTCINAKGDGIDSNGTFEVTGGETYVSGPSDNGNGALDYNGEATITGGILVAAGSSGMAQNFGENSSQGSMLVTTSSMQTGSIIVKDSSGNELINYTPDKEYNCAVLSMKDIVKGETYTVTLGSDTQEITMEDTIYSDKSNQAGTMGMGMRQKGDKMNNADMKAPTENS
- a CDS encoding DUF4956 domain-containing protein, which encodes MFLNSLLTEGVYSDTSVTLTFSKFIICIIASLLIGLFISAAYTYKTKHSKGFSITLLTLPSVVCMIIIMVNGSLGTGVAVAGAFSLVRFRSAPGTAKEIGAIFIAMGAGLAVGMGYICYAAVFTAILGTINVICTVYNIKNAHSVEKTLNITIPENLDYTGVFDSLFKEYASSYELVTVKSTNMGSLFKLTYDVTLKDMGKNEKQFIDDLRCRNGNLDIVISKKTDKLGEL
- a CDS encoding polyphosphate polymerase domain-containing protein, whose translation is MGFKKNFKRYELKYLITFDQKEKLLNMMKKYMQEDKFGKSTICNIYFDTDDYLLIRRSLEKPCYKEKLRVRSYGIAKNDTPVFIEIKKKFKGVVYKRRIDMEKSKARSYLLEGMKLEKNSQISNEIDYFIDFYKGIKPSTFISYDREAFFSKTDGDFRMTFDQNILARDYDLSLDAGIYGESILKKGMALLEVKTALGIPRWLLDFFCENKIYKSSFSKYGNTYKQMILPKIIGGTEYVS
- a CDS encoding HAMP domain-containing sensor histidine kinase; the encoded protein is MMEKNLRRKFIIISMSAVFIVLFLITAVIDLTNYYQISRNSDDLINIIAENDGMFPKHKDNKGNYDLPPKMSKETPFSTRFFTARFGKENNLMAVDTGNVSAISSNQAVKYANSVFTSGKKEGITDDYKYKIISTDYGNLIVFIDISNELRMFNDFLINSITIFFVGICAIFILIYVFSKSAIKPIVESYEKQKQFITDASHELKTPLAVINTNADVLEMECGESEWTKSIHRQIERMSKLISGLIMLSRMDEESNKIIKTEFSISDAVNEAAEPFKEMAELKNKKINLNIQKNLTYNGDEEMIRQLIYILLDNAIKYSKENSDINLSLNRYVNKCIIKVQNESENLKKGKYDKLFERFYRLDSSRNSKKGGYGIGLSIAKSIVLKHKGKITAESLDGKIFTISAMF
- a CDS encoding response regulator transcription factor, which encodes MRILLCEDEVELSNALVTILKHSNYSIDAVYDGEEALMYLETENYDAVILDIMMPKVDGITVLKTIRSKNNNVPVLMLTAKSEIDDKVKGLDFGADDYLTKPFAIKELLARLRSITRRKTEVTDSNLSFGNITLSRVTFELKSDNGDSFRLANKEFQMLEMFMMNPHSLIPTEKFMEKIWGYDSESEINVVWVYISYLRKKLLKIGSNVQIKASRNMGYSLEEK